A stretch of Roseovarius sp. M141 DNA encodes these proteins:
- a CDS encoding alpha/beta fold hydrolase, which yields MEAAPLFGDIADGPRGGRAMWLTTRDGVRLRIGHWPSDGAKGTVLLFPGRTEFIEKYGISAADFAAQGYGTLVIDWRGQGLADRALNDAMSGHVTHFSEYQADVAAMLEAAEALDLPRPWHLLAHSMGGCIGLRAAIEGMPVASCAFSAPMWGIAMKPALRPVAWSLSWASRPLGLGRVYAPGTVRGCYLLQAPFEANALTRDREMHARMVSQLRTYPQLALGGPSLTWLFAALRECRALARMAPPDLPCLTFVGTDEDIVSRAPIDARMAHWPGARLEAVEGGRHELLMDTPETRRHLTGLLATFWDRA from the coding sequence ATGGAGGCCGCGCCGCTTTTCGGGGATATAGCCGACGGCCCGCGCGGCGGTCGCGCCATGTGGCTGACCACGCGGGACGGCGTGCGCCTGCGCATCGGTCACTGGCCATCGGATGGCGCAAAGGGGACCGTGCTGCTATTTCCGGGGCGCACTGAATTTATTGAGAAATATGGGATCTCTGCTGCCGATTTCGCGGCGCAGGGCTACGGCACGCTGGTCATCGACTGGCGCGGTCAAGGCCTTGCAGACCGTGCGTTGAACGACGCCATGTCCGGCCACGTGACTCATTTCAGCGAATACCAGGCAGACGTCGCCGCCATGCTGGAGGCCGCCGAGGCGCTGGACCTGCCCCGGCCCTGGCATCTTCTGGCCCACTCCATGGGCGGCTGCATCGGCCTGCGCGCGGCGATCGAGGGGATGCCGGTCGCCAGCTGCGCCTTTTCCGCGCCGATGTGGGGCATCGCCATGAAACCCGCTCTGCGCCCGGTGGCGTGGTCGCTCAGCTGGGCCAGCCGCCCCCTTGGGCTGGGCCGCGTTTACGCCCCCGGAACGGTGCGCGGCTGCTATCTTCTGCAGGCCCCGTTCGAGGCAAACGCCCTGACGCGCGACCGGGAAATGCACGCGCGTATGGTGTCCCAACTGCGTACCTATCCGCAGTTGGCCTTGGGTGGTCCCAGCCTGACATGGCTGTTTGCGGCGCTGCGCGAATGCAGGGCATTGGCGCGCATGGCGCCGCCAGATCTGCCATGCCTCACCTTTGTCGGCACCGACGAAGATATCGTCAGTCGCGCCCCGATTGATGCGCGCATGGCCCACTGGCCCGGGGCGCGGCTGGAAGCGGTCGAAGGAGGCCGACACGAGCTGTTGATGGACACACCTGAAACACGCCGCCATCTCACCGGCCTGCTGGCCACCTTCTGGGACCGCGCCTGA
- a CDS encoding fumarylacetoacetate hydrolase family protein, whose product MKFVRYGEAGAEKPGVLDDAGRLRDLSGVLPDIAGDALSTLAQIDLSSLPEVTGAPRLGPPVGQVGKLIGIGLNYSDHAAEAGLKPPPEPIVFMKATSSITGPNDPVYLPRGSEKSDWEVELGVVIGRHAKYVTEAEALEYVAGYTIVNDVSERHFQTERKGQWTKGKSCDSFGPIGPWLVTPDEAGDPQSLDLELDLNGAKAQRGNTASMVFSVAHIVSYLSQMMSLHPGDIIATGTPPGVGMGMKPPRFLREGDVMELTISGLGTQRQEVLRDE is encoded by the coding sequence ATGAAATTTGTACGATATGGCGAGGCGGGCGCCGAGAAGCCCGGCGTTCTGGATGACGCAGGCCGTTTGCGCGATCTTTCGGGCGTGCTGCCTGACATTGCGGGGGACGCGCTGTCGACGCTTGCGCAGATCGACCTAAGCAGCCTGCCCGAGGTGACCGGCGCGCCGCGCTTGGGCCCTCCTGTGGGCCAAGTGGGCAAGCTGATCGGTATCGGGCTGAACTATTCGGATCACGCTGCCGAGGCGGGCCTGAAACCGCCGCCCGAGCCGATTGTTTTCATGAAGGCGACATCGTCGATCACCGGGCCGAACGATCCGGTCTATCTGCCCCGAGGATCCGAGAAATCGGATTGGGAGGTGGAATTGGGCGTCGTCATCGGGCGCCATGCGAAATACGTGACCGAGGCCGAGGCGCTGGAGTATGTCGCTGGTTACACCATCGTCAACGACGTGTCCGAGCGGCACTTCCAGACCGAGCGCAAGGGCCAGTGGACCAAGGGTAAAAGCTGTGACAGCTTCGGCCCGATCGGCCCTTGGCTGGTGACACCGGATGAGGCGGGCGATCCGCAATCGCTGGATCTGGAGTTGGATCTGAACGGTGCCAAGGCGCAGCGCGGCAACACCGCGTCGATGGTGTTCAGCGTCGCGCATATCGTGTCATATCTCAGCCAGATGATGTCACTGCATCCGGGCGACATCATCGCCACAGGCACCCCGCCGGGTGTGGGAATGGGGATGAAGCCGCCCCGTTTCCTGCGCGAGGGGGATGTGATGGAACTGACAATCAGCGGCCTCGGCACGCAGCGGCAGGAGGTGCTGCGCGACGAATAG
- a CDS encoding 6,7-dimethyl-8-ribityllumazine synthase: MAGTEYTMPRAELDKPAKLLIVVAPFYRDIADNMIAGATAEIEATGATYDLIEVPGALELPTAIGIAERLSNFDGYVALGCVIRGETTHYETVCNDSSRGITLLGLQGVCIGNGILTVENRDQAEARADPARMNKGAGAAAAALHLVALTRKWGAPRKGVGFIPGADEMRIAGTSKDKPTV; this comes from the coding sequence ATGGCAGGCACTGAATACACCATGCCCCGCGCAGAGTTGGACAAGCCCGCCAAGCTGCTGATCGTCGTCGCGCCATTCTACCGCGACATTGCCGACAACATGATCGCCGGCGCAACAGCCGAGATCGAGGCGACAGGCGCCACCTATGATCTGATCGAAGTGCCCGGTGCGCTGGAGCTGCCCACTGCCATCGGCATCGCCGAACGCCTCAGCAATTTTGACGGCTATGTCGCGCTTGGCTGTGTCATCCGGGGCGAAACGACCCATTACGAAACCGTGTGCAACGATTCCAGCCGGGGGATCACCCTGCTGGGTCTTCAGGGTGTTTGCATCGGCAACGGCATCCTGACGGTCGAGAACCGCGATCAGGCCGAGGCGCGGGCCGATCCTGCGCGCATGAACAAGGGGGCAGGCGCCGCCGCCGCCGCCTTGCATCTGGTCGCGCTGACCCGTAAATGGGGCGCTCCGCGCAAGGGCGTGGGGTTCATTCCCGGCGCGGACGAGATGCGCATCGCGGGCACATCCAAGGACAAACCGACGGTATGA
- a CDS encoding DUF6476 family protein, with the protein MDDDPQMQPVDPAMVKYLRALVTALTATMIIGFIIIVALFVTRFAGGADVTLPVSVTLPDGTVPAAFTQGGNWYAVVTASDDILIFDRATGQLRQTIRIEN; encoded by the coding sequence ATGGATGATGATCCCCAGATGCAGCCGGTCGATCCGGCGATGGTTAAATATCTGCGTGCGCTTGTCACGGCGCTGACAGCGACCATGATTATCGGGTTCATAATCATCGTTGCGCTGTTTGTCACCCGCTTCGCAGGCGGGGCGGATGTCACGCTGCCGGTCTCGGTCACATTGCCCGATGGCACGGTGCCTGCGGCCTTTACCCAAGGCGGCAATTGGTATGCGGTTGTGACCGCAAGCGATGACATCCTGATCTTCGACCGCGCAACGGGGCAGTTGCGCCAGACGATCCGCATCGAAAACTGA
- a CDS encoding RluA family pseudouridine synthase: MGSTLLTVRLGMDPPPRLDKALARDVPEDAALSRTRLARLIEAGQVAVNGAVVTDCKARVDEGDEVAITVPEAEESHILPEDIALDIVHEDGDLIVVNKPAGMVVHPAPGTPTGTLVNALLHHFGGDLSGVGGAKRPGIVHRIDKDTSGLLVVAKSDAAHHGLAAQFEKHSAQRRYLALCNGVPDASDPRLRGLRGITFEPGNILRIATHLGRHRTDRQKQAVGWSGGRHAVTRARAIQQFGAPAVCALLECWLETGRTHQIRVHMAYAGHGLIGDPVYGGKRKLPHKALPPAGLAMAQQFPRQALHAASLGFVHPVSAQEMMFEAPLPADMAGLIAALTPEAENSTVA, translated from the coding sequence ATGGGCTCGACCCTATTGACTGTGCGGCTCGGTATGGACCCGCCGCCACGGCTTGACAAGGCATTGGCGCGGGATGTGCCCGAGGACGCGGCGCTGTCGCGCACCCGGCTGGCTCGTCTGATCGAGGCCGGGCAGGTGGCGGTCAACGGCGCTGTCGTCACCGATTGCAAGGCGCGCGTGGACGAGGGCGACGAGGTGGCCATCACCGTGCCCGAGGCCGAAGAAAGCCATATTCTGCCTGAGGATATCGCGCTGGACATCGTCCACGAGGACGGCGATCTGATCGTGGTAAACAAGCCTGCGGGCATGGTCGTGCATCCTGCCCCCGGCACACCCACCGGCACGCTGGTCAACGCCTTGCTACATCATTTCGGCGGCGATCTGTCCGGCGTCGGCGGCGCCAAGCGGCCCGGCATCGTCCACCGGATCGACAAGGACACCAGCGGCCTGCTGGTGGTGGCCAAATCCGACGCCGCGCATCATGGCCTTGCCGCGCAGTTTGAAAAACACAGCGCGCAGCGGCGGTATCTGGCGCTGTGCAACGGCGTGCCGGATGCGTCCGACCCGCGCCTGCGCGGCTTGCGCGGTATAACGTTCGAGCCGGGCAATATCCTGCGGATTGCCACCCATCTGGGCCGCCACCGCACCGACCGGCAAAAGCAGGCTGTCGGCTGGTCGGGCGGGCGCCATGCCGTCACACGCGCCCGCGCGATTCAGCAGTTCGGCGCACCTGCCGTCTGCGCGCTGCTGGAGTGCTGGCTGGAGACGGGGCGCACCCATCAGATCCGTGTGCATATGGCCTATGCCGGGCACGGTCTGATCGGCGATCCGGTCTATGGCGGCAAGCGCAAGCTGCCGCACAAGGCGCTGCCGCCGGCCGGCCTTGCCATGGCGCAGCAATTCCCCCGCCAAGCGTTGCATGCGGCCAGCCTGGGCTTTGTGCATCCGGTCAGCGCACAGGAAATGATGTTCGAGGCACCGTTGCCGGCAGACATGGCCGGGCTGATCGCCGCGCTCACGCCGGAGGCTGAAAATAGCACAGTCGCGTGA
- the nusB gene encoding transcription antitermination factor NusB: protein MTGQAAPISGNQKRKMRSAARLYAVQALFQMEHSNQSVNSVYLEFLDHRFGAQVDDDCDMIEGDEDLFRGVLDSAVDNQRRIDQMTDRALVAKWPIARIDPTLRALFRAAGAELIGNDTPPRVIITEYVDVATSFFPDGREPKFVNAVLDHMAREARPEAF from the coding sequence ATGACAGGCCAAGCTGCACCCATTTCCGGCAACCAAAAACGCAAGATGCGCTCGGCCGCGCGGCTATATGCCGTTCAGGCGCTGTTCCAGATGGAGCATTCCAACCAGAGCGTGAATTCGGTCTATCTGGAATTCCTGGATCATCGTTTTGGTGCGCAGGTCGATGATGATTGCGATATGATCGAGGGGGACGAAGATCTGTTTCGCGGCGTTCTGGACAGCGCGGTCGACAATCAGCGCCGGATTGATCAGATGACCGACCGCGCGCTGGTGGCCAAATGGCCCATCGCGCGGATTGACCCGACGCTGCGGGCGCTATTTCGTGCCGCCGGGGCTGAACTGATCGGCAACGACACGCCGCCGCGCGTGATCATCACCGAATATGTCGATGTCGCGACCAGCTTTTTCCCGGATGGGCGCGAGCCGAAATTCGTCAACGCGGTTTTGGATCACATGGCGCGCGAGGCACGGCCAGAGGCGTTCTAG
- a CDS encoding MmcB family DNA repair protein, whose amino-acid sequence MRNNLPTGQPLIQLHPGQILARGVCRHLAEMNFAALEEYVPERGRRVDVMALGPKGELWVIECKSSRADFMSDGKWQGYLDWADRFFWAVDTDFPADILPKETGLILADGYGAEIVRMGPETRLPGARCSAVTRKFARDAARRLLGWRDPVS is encoded by the coding sequence ATGCGAAACAATTTACCGACAGGCCAACCGCTGATACAGCTTCATCCTGGGCAGATACTGGCCCGCGGTGTCTGTCGGCATCTGGCCGAAATGAATTTTGCCGCGCTTGAGGAATACGTGCCCGAGCGGGGGCGCCGCGTCGATGTCATGGCACTGGGCCCCAAGGGCGAGCTGTGGGTCATCGAATGCAAGTCGAGCCGGGCCGATTTCATGTCAGACGGCAAATGGCAGGGCTATCTGGACTGGGCTGACCGGTTTTTCTGGGCCGTCGATACGGATTTCCCGGCTGATATCCTTCCAAAGGAGACGGGGCTGATTCTGGCCGATGGTTATGGCGCCGAAATCGTGCGCATGGGGCCAGAAACGCGCCTGCCCGGCGCAAGGTGCAGCGCCGTCACCCGCAAGTTCGCCCGCGATGCGGCACGGCGCCTGCTGGGGTGGCGTGATCCCGTATCATAA
- a CDS encoding M3 family oligoendopeptidase, protein MIRLPQPAFDANATTKGGDLGKLPDWDLSDLYTAPDAPELARDMDWLEAECAAFAADYEGKLDSLDAAGLLNCIHRDEAISNIAGRIMSFAGLRYHQLTTDPARTKFLSDCQEKITNFTTPLVFFTLELNRLEDDHLSKLLSESSDLARYKSVLDRIRAMKPYQLSDEMEKFLHDMGVVGDAWERLFDETIAGLTFTVDGEDLGIEGTLNLLTEQDRSKREAATRELARVFGENIRIFSRVHNTSAKEKEVIDRWRGMPTAQTGRHLSNDVEPEVVEALRNAVVAAYPKLSHRYYALKAKWLGLERMQVWDRNAPLPMEETRIVGWDDARDTVMNAYTAFDPRMGEIAQPFFDKGWIDAGVKKGKAPGAFAHPTVTNVHPYVMLNYLGKPRDVMTLAHELGHGVHQVLAADQGELLSSTPLTLAETASVFGEMLTFRRMLDGAKDKAERKVMLAGKVEDMINTVVRQIAFYDFECKLHEARRGGEQTPDDINALWMSVQAESLGPVFDFADGYETFWAYIPHFVHSPFYVYAYAFGDGLVNALYAVYEEQPEGFQDKYFDMLKAGGSKHHSDLLKPFGLDASDPKFWDKGLNMISGMIDELEAMED, encoded by the coding sequence ATGATCCGCCTTCCCCAGCCTGCCTTCGATGCCAACGCCACTACCAAGGGGGGCGATCTGGGCAAGCTGCCGGACTGGGATCTAAGCGATCTCTACACCGCCCCCGATGCCCCGGAGCTGGCCCGCGACATGGATTGGCTGGAGGCCGAATGCGCCGCCTTTGCCGCCGATTACGAGGGCAAGCTGGACAGCCTTGACGCTGCCGGTCTGCTGAACTGCATCCATCGTGACGAGGCGATCAGCAACATCGCCGGGCGCATCATGTCGTTTGCGGGCCTGCGCTACCACCAGCTGACGACCGATCCCGCGCGCACCAAGTTCCTGTCAGACTGCCAGGAAAAGATTACCAACTTCACAACGCCGCTGGTGTTCTTCACGTTGGAACTGAACCGGCTGGAGGATGACCACCTGTCCAAACTGCTGAGCGAGTCCAGCGATCTGGCCCGCTACAAATCGGTTCTGGACCGTATCCGCGCGATGAAGCCCTACCAACTCTCCGACGAGATGGAGAAGTTCCTGCACGATATGGGCGTGGTCGGCGACGCGTGGGAACGGCTGTTCGATGAAACCATCGCCGGGCTCACTTTTACCGTGGACGGCGAAGATCTGGGTATCGAGGGCACACTGAACCTGCTGACCGAGCAGGACCGCAGCAAACGCGAGGCCGCCACCCGCGAACTGGCCCGCGTCTTTGGCGAAAATATCCGCATCTTCTCCCGCGTTCACAACACATCGGCCAAGGAAAAAGAGGTCATCGACCGCTGGCGCGGCATGCCCACGGCGCAGACCGGGCGACATCTGAGCAATGATGTCGAGCCCGAGGTGGTTGAGGCGCTGCGCAATGCCGTCGTCGCCGCCTACCCCAAGCTGAGCCACCGCTACTACGCGCTGAAAGCAAAATGGCTGGGGCTGGAGCGGATGCAGGTCTGGGATCGCAACGCGCCCCTGCCGATGGAGGAGACCCGCATCGTCGGCTGGGACGACGCGCGCGACACGGTGATGAACGCCTACACCGCGTTCGATCCGCGCATGGGCGAGATTGCGCAGCCGTTTTTCGATAAGGGCTGGATTGATGCGGGCGTGAAAAAAGGCAAGGCGCCCGGCGCCTTTGCCCACCCCACGGTGACGAATGTGCACCCCTACGTGATGCTGAATTACCTGGGCAAACCGCGCGACGTGATGACGCTGGCGCACGAGCTGGGGCATGGCGTGCATCAGGTGCTGGCCGCAGATCAGGGCGAATTGCTGTCATCGACCCCGCTGACGCTGGCTGAAACCGCATCCGTCTTTGGCGAAATGCTGACCTTCCGCCGGATGCTGGACGGCGCCAAGGACAAAGCCGAGCGCAAGGTGATGCTGGCCGGCAAGGTCGAGGATATGATCAACACCGTCGTGCGCCAGATCGCGTTCTACGATTTCGAATGCAAGCTGCACGAGGCCCGGCGCGGCGGCGAACAGACCCCCGATGACATCAACGCGCTGTGGATGTCGGTGCAGGCCGAATCGCTGGGGCCGGTTTTCGATTTTGCCGACGGGTACGAGACGTTCTGGGCCTACATTCCGCATTTCGTCCACTCGCCCTTCTACGTCTATGCCTACGCCTTCGGCGACGGGCTGGTGAACGCGCTTTATGCCGTCTACGAAGAACAGCCCGAGGGCTTTCAGGACAAGTATTTCGACATGCTGAAAGCGGGCGGCTCCAAGCACCATTCAGACCTGCTGAAACCCTTCGGCCTTGATGCCAGCGATCCCAAATTCTGGGACAAGGGGCTGAACATGATCTCGGGCATGATCGACGAATTGGAAGCGATGGAGGACTGA
- the ribB gene encoding 3,4-dihydroxy-2-butanone-4-phosphate synthase, whose protein sequence is MPETTAYRTPGPVESDLSRAISPTEEIIAEARAGRMFVLVDHEDRENEGDLVIAAEFATPEAINFMAVHGRGLICLPMTAERVDRLGLPMMAVNNSSRHETPFTVSIEAREGVSTGISAADRSLTVATAINEQNTMAALATPGHIFPLRARAGGVLVRAGHTEAAVDISRLAGLNPSGVICEIMKPDGTMARLPDLVEFAQTHRLKIGTISDLIAYRHKHDNLVREVRREAVTAHIGGDWEMRIFADQMSGTEHVVLIKGDITDGAPVLARTHALNALEDVLGIGGAPAGKLRSAMQIIADEGRGAIFLFRQPRPELAGELDEDGPRTIKHTGLGAQIMSTMGLHELILVTDNPETRYLGLDAYGISIIGTHPLSKG, encoded by the coding sequence ATGCCTGAAACGACAGCTTATCGCACGCCCGGACCGGTTGAATCGGACCTGAGCCGCGCCATCTCCCCGACCGAAGAGATCATCGCCGAGGCGCGCGCCGGGCGGATGTTCGTTCTGGTCGACCACGAGGACCGCGAGAACGAGGGCGATCTGGTGATCGCCGCCGAATTCGCCACACCTGAGGCAATCAATTTCATGGCCGTGCATGGCCGCGGCCTGATCTGCCTGCCGATGACCGCCGAGCGGGTCGACCGGCTGGGTCTGCCGATGATGGCGGTCAATAACTCGTCGCGCCATGAGACGCCGTTTACCGTGTCGATCGAGGCGCGCGAGGGGGTTTCGACGGGTATTTCCGCCGCTGACCGGTCGCTGACTGTCGCCACCGCGATCAATGAGCAGAACACGATGGCTGCGCTGGCGACGCCAGGCCACATCTTCCCCCTGCGCGCGCGCGCGGGCGGCGTGCTGGTGCGGGCGGGCCACACCGAGGCGGCTGTCGATATTTCGCGGCTGGCAGGGCTGAACCCCTCCGGCGTGATTTGCGAGATCATGAAACCCGACGGCACCATGGCGCGGCTGCCCGATCTGGTGGAATTTGCCCAAACCCACCGGCTGAAGATCGGCACGATCAGCGATCTGATCGCGTATCGCCACAAGCATGATAACCTCGTCCGCGAGGTCCGCCGCGAGGCAGTGACCGCCCATATCGGCGGCGATTGGGAAATGCGCATCTTTGCCGACCAGATGTCGGGCACCGAACATGTCGTGCTGATCAAGGGCGACATCACTGATGGCGCGCCTGTTCTGGCCCGCACGCACGCGTTGAACGCGCTGGAGGATGTGCTGGGCATCGGCGGCGCCCCGGCGGGCAAGCTGCGCAGCGCGATGCAGATCATCGCGGATGAGGGGCGCGGCGCGATCTTCCTGTTCCGCCAGCCCCGACCCGAACTGGCCGGGGAACTGGACGAGGACGGCCCGCGCACGATCAAGCATACCGGCCTGGGCGCGCAGATCATGTCGACGATGGGCCTGCACGAGCTGATCCTTGTCACGGACAACCCCGAAACGCGGTATCTGGGCCTTGATGCCTATGGCATCAGCATCATCGGCACGCATCCCTTGAGCAAAGGTTAA
- a CDS encoding DUF6324 family protein: MGINNERDVEANMQIGPTDQGMVRIFIESQGVEIPMDFSPEEAEEIAAEIVAAAKSAAKIS, translated from the coding sequence ATGGGCATCAACAACGAGCGCGACGTCGAGGCCAACATGCAAATCGGGCCGACCGATCAGGGCATGGTACGTATCTTCATCGAATCGCAGGGGGTCGAAATCCCGATGGATTTCTCGCCCGAAGAGGCCGAAGAGATCGCCGCCGAAATCGTGGCAGCGGCCAAAAGCGCGGCGAAAATCAGCTGA
- the rpoH gene encoding RNA polymerase sigma factor RpoH translates to MANYANLPAPTPEGGLNRYMQEIRKFPLLEPEEEYMLAKRWVEQEDTEAAHRMVTSHLRLAAKIAMGYRGYGLPQAEVISEANVGLMQAVKRFDPEKGFRLATYAMWWIRASIQEYILRSWSLVKMGTTSAQKKLFFNLRKAKNKIGALEEGDLRPENVKIIATQLGVTEKEVISMNRRMSGGDASLNATVGSEGEGTMQWQDWLEDTDADQATDYEELDELTARREMLAEAMDVLNDREKDILTQRRLSDQAITLEELSGQYDVSRERIRQIEVRAFEKLQTRMRSLAQEKGMLEDA, encoded by the coding sequence ATGGCAAACTATGCAAATCTGCCGGCACCGACGCCGGAAGGCGGGCTGAACCGCTACATGCAGGAAATCCGCAAATTCCCGCTGCTTGAGCCAGAAGAAGAGTACATGCTGGCCAAACGCTGGGTCGAGCAGGAAGATACCGAGGCGGCGCACCGCATGGTCACGTCGCACCTGCGCCTCGCCGCCAAGATCGCGATGGGCTACCGCGGCTATGGACTACCGCAGGCCGAGGTGATTTCCGAGGCGAACGTGGGCCTGATGCAGGCTGTCAAACGCTTCGATCCCGAAAAGGGCTTTCGACTTGCGACCTACGCGATGTGGTGGATCCGCGCGAGTATTCAGGAATATATCCTGCGCAGCTGGTCACTGGTCAAAATGGGTACGACCTCTGCCCAGAAAAAGCTGTTCTTCAACCTGCGCAAGGCGAAAAACAAGATCGGCGCGTTGGAAGAGGGCGATCTGCGCCCCGAGAATGTCAAGATAATCGCTACCCAGCTGGGCGTTACAGAAAAGGAAGTCATCTCGATGAACCGGCGGATGTCGGGCGGGGATGCGTCCTTGAACGCCACAGTCGGGTCCGAGGGCGAAGGCACGATGCAATGGCAGGACTGGCTGGAGGACACGGACGCCGATCAGGCCACCGATTACGAGGAACTGGACGAGCTGACCGCCCGCCGCGAGATGCTGGCCGAGGCAATGGATGTGCTGAATGACCGCGAAAAGGACATTCTGACGCAGCGCCGCCTGAGCGATCAGGCTATCACGCTGGAGGAGCTTAGCGGCCAGTATGACGTCAGCCGCGAGCGCATCCGCCAGATCGAAGTGCGCGCCTTTGAAAAGCTACAGACGCGCATGCGCAGTCTGGCGCAGGAAAAGGGCATGCTGGAGGACGCGTGA
- a CDS encoding SCP2 sterol-binding domain-containing protein, whose amino-acid sequence MSDRIDAAIIALNARLNGAALDGTAKFVVPGEGAILVDNSGARAGDDAADVTLTADGEVFEAIIQGDLDPATAFMSGKLGIDGDMGLALKLAGALG is encoded by the coding sequence ATGAGCGACAGGATAGATGCGGCGATCATCGCCCTTAACGCACGGCTAAATGGCGCCGCATTGGATGGCACCGCTAAATTCGTCGTGCCCGGCGAAGGCGCGATTTTGGTCGACAACAGCGGTGCGCGCGCAGGCGACGACGCGGCGGATGTCACCCTGACGGCGGATGGCGAGGTCTTCGAGGCGATTATCCAAGGTGATCTGGATCCGGCGACGGCCTTCATGTCGGGCAAGCTGGGCATTGACGGCGACATGGGATTGGCGCTGAAACTGGCCGGCGCCCTCGGCTGA